The proteins below are encoded in one region of Desulfovibrio sp. JC022:
- the mtnA gene encoding S-methyl-5-thioribose-1-phosphate isomerase translates to MTEHIQFSSEKDALVLLDQRYLPTREDWFDCKTTDDIVEALIVMVVRGAPAIGVTAAYGCYLAGREVTGSADWKADLEKNLDKIENARPTAVNLRWAVREMRRIWKEAGDVSLDELCAIWLKRAKEIHVDDIRMCEDIGKFGGELMDDGDTIMTHCNAGALATAGYGTALGVVRGAVDQGKKVSVIANETRPFLQGARLTAYELHRDGIPVKVACDNACALLMKKGLVQKVVVGADRVTANGDAVNKIGTYGVALLAREFGIPFYVAAPVYTIDPETPTGDDVPIEDRTPTEVTHVGDHRITPEGVEVFNFAFDPTPNELIAGIITEKGVLRPPYTEAIKKLFEEE, encoded by the coding sequence ATGACCGAACATATTCAATTTTCATCTGAGAAAGATGCCCTCGTACTGCTGGACCAGCGTTACCTGCCCACCCGCGAGGACTGGTTCGACTGCAAAACCACCGACGATATAGTTGAAGCACTTATCGTTATGGTTGTGCGCGGTGCTCCTGCTATCGGCGTGACTGCTGCTTACGGCTGCTACCTTGCCGGTCGTGAAGTTACCGGAAGTGCGGACTGGAAAGCCGATCTGGAAAAGAATCTCGATAAGATCGAAAATGCCCGTCCTACCGCAGTAAACCTGCGCTGGGCTGTGCGTGAAATGAGACGTATCTGGAAAGAAGCCGGAGATGTTTCACTTGATGAGCTTTGCGCTATCTGGCTGAAGCGGGCCAAGGAAATTCATGTGGATGACATCCGCATGTGTGAAGACATCGGTAAGTTCGGCGGCGAACTCATGGATGACGGCGACACCATCATGACCCACTGCAATGCCGGTGCGCTGGCTACCGCCGGTTACGGTACTGCACTTGGTGTTGTGCGCGGCGCGGTTGATCAGGGCAAGAAGGTTTCCGTTATTGCCAACGAAACCCGTCCTTTTCTTCAGGGTGCACGCCTCACCGCGTATGAGCTGCATCGTGATGGCATCCCGGTAAAGGTTGCCTGCGATAACGCTTGCGCACTGCTGATGAAGAAGGGGCTGGTACAGAAGGTAGTTGTCGGCGCGGACCGTGTTACCGCCAACGGTGACGCGGTGAACAAAATCGGAACCTACGGCGTAGCTCTGCTGGCCCGTGAATTCGGTATCCCGTTCTATGTTGCTGCCCCGGTCTATACTATCGATCCCGAAACACCCACCGGTGACGATGTTCCCATCGAAGACCGCACCCCCACCGAAGTTACCCACGTGGGCGATCACCGCATCACCCCCGAGGGCGTGGAAGTTTTCAACTTCGCTTTCGATCCGACTCCCAACGAACTCATCGCCGGGATCATCACCGAAAAGGGCGTTCTGAGACCTCCTTACACTGAGGCTATTAAGAAGCTTTTTGAAGAAGAGTAG
- the der gene encoding ribosome biogenesis GTPase Der translates to MLPTIALIGRPNVGKSTLFNRLLRKKRAITHDMPGITRDRIYAEGNFNGVQYALIDTGGLVMESDNDSEEFQGDIFDQAREAIEESHALILVVDGRTGMTPLDEQVAAYIRQSNKPILLLVNKVDGAEIEAQCTADFHCLGFEIMPVSAEHGFNLLELREKVADMALATGIEPEDEEDEEAKGLKIAMLGRPNAGKSSMVNALTGETRVIVSDIAGTTRDSVDVTFESGGKVYTFVDTAGVRRRTNITDTIERFSVVRALRSSTKADITIMVVDAIAGITKQDKRLLEYLLREAVPFIITVNKIDLVSKQERTALREGFERALRMAHHVPVVYTSCISKSGLGGILALASRLKKECSIRISTGQLNRIMKDIVEKHQPPVVKRRRAKFKYITQADEEPPTFIFFINDEKLIKPTYHRFLENRLRKLLNVKNAPLNVVFRSTFRKKEDIVHK, encoded by the coding sequence ATGCTGCCAACTATTGCACTTATCGGACGACCTAATGTAGGAAAGTCCACTTTATTTAACAGGTTATTGAGAAAGAAAAGGGCAATCACCCACGATATGCCCGGCATTACCCGTGACCGTATTTACGCTGAAGGTAATTTCAACGGCGTGCAGTACGCCTTGATCGATACCGGCGGTCTGGTCATGGAAAGCGATAATGATTCAGAAGAATTTCAGGGTGATATTTTCGATCAGGCTCGCGAGGCCATTGAGGAATCCCACGCTCTTATCCTTGTAGTTGATGGACGGACCGGGATGACTCCTCTTGATGAGCAGGTTGCTGCTTATATCCGCCAGAGTAACAAGCCTATCCTTTTGCTGGTCAACAAGGTTGACGGTGCTGAAATTGAAGCGCAGTGCACTGCGGATTTCCATTGCCTCGGTTTTGAAATCATGCCTGTTTCCGCAGAACATGGTTTTAACCTTCTTGAACTGCGTGAAAAAGTAGCCGACATGGCCCTTGCCACCGGGATTGAACCCGAAGACGAGGAAGATGAGGAAGCCAAAGGCCTCAAGATTGCCATGCTTGGTCGTCCCAATGCCGGTAAATCATCCATGGTCAATGCGCTTACTGGTGAAACCAGAGTTATTGTAAGTGATATTGCCGGGACTACGCGTGACAGCGTGGACGTAACTTTTGAGAGCGGCGGCAAGGTTTATACATTTGTAGATACTGCCGGTGTTCGCCGCCGGACAAATATCACCGATACTATCGAGCGATTCAGTGTTGTCCGTGCGTTGAGGAGCAGTACCAAGGCCGATATCACCATCATGGTCGTGGACGCGATTGCCGGGATTACCAAGCAGGACAAGCGTCTGCTTGAGTATCTGCTGCGCGAAGCTGTTCCTTTTATTATCACCGTGAATAAGATTGACCTTGTTTCCAAGCAGGAACGGACCGCATTGCGTGAAGGTTTCGAGCGTGCACTGCGTATGGCTCATCACGTCCCTGTTGTTTATACTTCCTGTATTTCCAAGTCCGGTCTGGGCGGGATTCTGGCTCTTGCCAGTCGGTTGAAAAAAGAATGCTCCATCCGTATCTCTACCGGGCAGTTGAACCGGATAATGAAAGATATTGTAGAGAAGCATCAGCCTCCTGTCGTGAAACGAAGAAGAGCCAAGTTTAAGTATATCACTCAGGCGGATGAAGAGCCGCCAACCTTTATTTTCTTTATTAACGATGAGAAGCTGATCAAGCCTACTTACCACCGTTTTCTGGAAAACAGGCTCAGAAAGCTTCTGAATGTGAAGAATGCACCGCTTAATGTCGTCTTCCGCTCAACTTTTAGAAAGAAAGAAGACATAGTTCATAAATAA
- a CDS encoding nitrilase-related carbon-nitrogen hydrolase: MLNCYENEFPELVRSLALQGAKLIVGPTAADCYYTMPNGKRSDVPYPDISTLLLPAFAYANNVFYAYSNRAGYEKRETGEWHYRGNSIIIGPHGDVIVKAGHQQDTMLIADVIPEYYGATHPEQDYYYLKDRRPELYKELLKTKVDFLKGGYKYPVHKDGKEIPR, translated from the coding sequence GTGCTGAATTGTTATGAAAATGAATTTCCCGAACTGGTGCGTTCACTCGCTTTGCAGGGTGCCAAGCTGATTGTGGGTCCTACTGCCGCAGACTGCTACTATACCATGCCCAACGGCAAGCGCAGTGATGTTCCCTATCCTGATATTTCAACCTTGCTCCTGCCTGCATTCGCCTATGCCAATAATGTCTTTTATGCCTATAGCAATCGCGCCGGATATGAAAAACGGGAAACCGGGGAATGGCATTATCGGGGTAACAGCATCATTATCGGTCCCCACGGTGATGTGATCGTCAAGGCCGGACACCAGCAGGATACCATGCTCATTGCTGACGTAATTCCTGAATATTATGGTGCGACCCATCCTGAACAGGATTACTATTACCTGAAAGACCGCAGGCCTGAACTTTATAAAGAGCTTCTGAAAACAAAGGTTGATTTCCTGAAAGGCGGGTACAAGTACCCTGTCCATAAGGATGGGAAGGAGATTCCACGTTAA
- a CDS encoding nitrilase-related carbon-nitrogen hydrolase, which produces MRKIFSFSLLILFVLASSVWAGPPCPDCCSPEYGNTVMDSYRKLMFKDSVYGELPEAGKGIRLGVYQAQADCGPGASVKNMDRLEKVAGLAKKRGVQLLSFPELYVTGYTLSPEQAKKVAEFKDGPSISRACAIAKKLNMALIVPYAEKAKTKVGMQYFDSIAIINEHGELLDSYRKVQLYAGQERANWAFGDTPPKMFKVFRWEC; this is translated from the coding sequence ATGAGAAAGATATTTAGTTTCAGTCTGTTGATTCTGTTTGTTCTGGCTTCTTCCGTATGGGCGGGGCCGCCCTGCCCTGACTGCTGTTCCCCGGAATATGGGAATACAGTTATGGACAGCTACCGTAAGCTGATGTTTAAAGATTCGGTTTATGGGGAGCTTCCGGAAGCCGGCAAGGGGATACGGCTGGGTGTCTATCAGGCACAGGCGGATTGCGGTCCCGGTGCTTCTGTCAAGAATATGGACCGGCTGGAAAAGGTTGCCGGACTGGCCAAGAAACGCGGCGTGCAGCTGCTTTCCTTTCCTGAACTATACGTGACCGGATACACCTTAAGCCCGGAGCAGGCTAAGAAGGTCGCAGAATTTAAGGATGGCCCCAGCATCAGCCGTGCTTGTGCCATTGCAAAAAAACTGAACATGGCCCTGATTGTTCCTTATGCTGAAAAGGCGAAAACCAAAGTAGGTATGCAGTATTTTGATTCCATTGCCATTATCAATGAGCATGGCGAACTTTTGGACAGTTACCGCAAGGTCCAGCTTTATGCCGGGCAGGAACGGGCGAACTGGGCATTCGGAGATACTCCGCCCAAGATGTTCAAGGTTTTCCGGTGGGAGTGCTGA
- the gatB gene encoding Asp-tRNA(Asn)/Glu-tRNA(Gln) amidotransferase subunit GatB, which produces MTMFETVIGLEVHAQLKTKTKIFCGCSTQFGKDPNENVCEVCSGMPGVLPVLNEKVMEYAAKMGLATNCTVNQKSIFARKNYFYPDLPKGYQISQFDLPICEHGHLDIAYEDADGEKFAKRIGITRIHMEEDAGKNIHSAAENASFVDLNRTGVPLIEIVSEPDMRNADEAVAYLKALRSILLYLGICDGNLEEGSFRCDANISVRPVGQEEFGTRAEIKNINSFRNIHKAIRYEVARQIDLIEDGEKVVQETRLYDADKGTTHSMRGKEEAHDYRYFPDPDLVPLVIADEWMAEWQASLPELPAERKARFIDDMELSEDDAELISSEKDVADYFEAVLETHDAPKKVVNWIKGDFLRELHQSEMTVAECRFKPEMMAKLIQLVDKDTISIKIGKDIFSDVFSEGLDPEKYVKDKGLVQISDSSSLEAVVDKVLADNPDEVEAFKGGKKKLMSFFMGQIMRDTKGKANPGMVSKMISEKLS; this is translated from the coding sequence ATGACTATGTTTGAAACAGTAATCGGTCTTGAGGTTCACGCCCAGCTTAAGACAAAGACTAAAATTTTCTGCGGTTGTTCCACCCAGTTCGGTAAAGACCCTAACGAGAATGTGTGTGAAGTCTGTTCCGGCATGCCCGGTGTGCTTCCGGTTCTTAATGAAAAGGTCATGGAATATGCCGCTAAGATGGGGCTGGCTACCAATTGCACCGTGAACCAGAAATCCATCTTCGCCCGTAAAAACTATTTTTACCCTGACCTGCCCAAAGGGTACCAGATTTCCCAGTTTGACCTGCCCATCTGCGAGCATGGTCATCTCGATATCGCTTATGAAGATGCTGACGGCGAAAAATTTGCAAAGCGCATCGGCATTACCCGTATCCACATGGAAGAAGATGCCGGTAAAAATATTCACTCCGCTGCGGAAAATGCCAGTTTCGTGGACTTGAACCGTACTGGCGTGCCCCTCATCGAGATCGTAAGTGAGCCGGATATGCGCAATGCTGATGAAGCTGTTGCTTACCTCAAGGCCCTGCGCTCCATCCTGCTTTACCTCGGCATTTGTGACGGTAACCTTGAAGAAGGTTCCTTTCGTTGTGATGCAAACATTTCCGTTCGTCCCGTGGGTCAGGAAGAATTCGGTACCCGCGCGGAGATTAAGAACATCAACTCCTTCCGCAACATTCATAAAGCCATCCGCTATGAAGTTGCCCGCCAGATCGATCTCATCGAAGACGGCGAGAAGGTTGTTCAGGAAACCCGCCTTTACGATGCGGACAAAGGCACCACGCACTCCATGCGCGGCAAGGAAGAAGCACACGATTACCGCTACTTCCCGGACCCGGATCTCGTACCGTTGGTCATTGCTGACGAATGGATGGCCGAGTGGCAGGCTTCTCTTCCCGAACTGCCCGCAGAACGTAAAGCCCGTTTCATCGATGATATGGAACTCAGCGAAGATGACGCGGAACTTATCAGTTCTGAAAAAGATGTGGCAGATTATTTTGAAGCTGTTCTTGAGACCCATGATGCTCCCAAGAAGGTCGTCAACTGGATCAAGGGGGACTTTTTACGCGAACTTCACCAGTCTGAAATGACTGTGGCTGAGTGTAGGTTTAAGCCGGAAATGATGGCTAAGCTGATTCAGCTTGTAGATAAAGATACCATCAGCATTAAGATCGGTAAGGACATTTTCAGCGATGTATTCAGCGAAGGTCTTGATCCTGAAAAGTACGTCAAAGACAAAGGTCTTGTTCAGATTTCCGACAGCTCCTCCCTTGAGGCTGTGGTCGATAAAGTTCTGGCTGATAACCCGGATGAGGTTGAAGCTTTCAAGGGCGGCAAGAAAAAGCTGATGAGTTTCTTCATGGGCCAGATCATGCGCGATACCAAGGGTAAGGCCAACCCCGGTATGGTCAGCAAGATGATTTCCGAAAAACTTTCCTAA
- a CDS encoding MltA domain-containing protein produces MKKNISIIRLLVVFCLFSALLCGCATKVSTLPKKRVVSQRTKTKVWKSKKDSGKFVAGPVRYSKLPEQSSTLAARRLSIKSQSMRTWRDLGPQIRKSIEYVQRNPSGGLALRRKELRLTWGQLRKSLEDLERLLPRLDRNPELLGKYFVWYELQSGAEMTGYYTPVIEASLTKKGPYKYPVYRLPPDLRKARPGQTHPWSEQLRKAYRVENGKILPYHSRRAIDVNKVLAGRGLEVAWLKDPVDLFYMHVQGGGVLRLPDGRLRTAVFSGSNGRSFKGLGSIMLHSGVLKKSQLSREKIKAWLLKHPKQMWELMAKNESYIFFKVTRGQPQAAIGKSLKSMVSLATDPKLIPLGSIVGFRTDIYPKRGRPSRRVNGVGLAQDTGKAIKGARLDYYIGTGNQFKYPAHHLKTHVPVYLLISKSALRR; encoded by the coding sequence ATGAAAAAAAATATTTCCATCATTAGGTTACTGGTGGTTTTTTGCCTGTTTTCAGCATTGCTTTGCGGGTGCGCGACCAAGGTCAGCACTCTTCCTAAAAAGCGGGTTGTTTCACAGCGTACAAAAACCAAGGTTTGGAAAAGCAAAAAGGACAGCGGAAAATTTGTCGCCGGGCCGGTGCGCTATTCCAAATTGCCGGAGCAGTCTTCAACCTTGGCTGCACGCAGGTTATCCATAAAAAGCCAGAGTATGCGTACATGGCGCGATCTCGGTCCGCAGATTCGTAAGTCTATTGAATATGTGCAGCGCAATCCTTCCGGCGGTCTGGCCCTTAGGCGTAAAGAACTCAGGCTCACTTGGGGACAGCTGCGTAAGTCATTGGAAGATCTTGAAAGGTTGTTGCCCCGTCTGGACCGAAACCCGGAGTTGCTTGGCAAGTATTTTGTCTGGTATGAACTCCAGTCCGGCGCCGAGATGACCGGTTATTATACCCCGGTTATTGAGGCCAGCCTGACCAAAAAAGGCCCATATAAATATCCGGTATACAGGCTTCCTCCCGATTTGCGTAAAGCGCGTCCGGGGCAGACTCATCCGTGGTCGGAGCAATTACGCAAGGCTTACCGGGTTGAAAACGGCAAGATACTCCCGTATCATTCCCGCCGGGCAATTGATGTGAATAAGGTTCTCGCCGGGCGTGGACTTGAAGTCGCATGGCTCAAAGACCCCGTGGATCTGTTCTATATGCATGTGCAGGGGGGCGGTGTTTTGCGTCTTCCCGACGGAAGGTTGCGTACCGCTGTTTTCAGCGGCAGCAACGGCAGGTCTTTCAAGGGACTGGGCAGTATCATGCTTCACAGCGGAGTGCTCAAGAAGAGTCAATTGTCCCGTGAAAAAATCAAGGCATGGTTGCTTAAGCATCCCAAGCAGATGTGGGAGCTGATGGCCAAGAACGAGAGTTATATCTTTTTTAAGGTGACCCGTGGGCAGCCGCAGGCCGCCATCGGCAAGTCACTCAAATCAATGGTCAGCCTTGCCACGGACCCTAAGCTGATTCCGCTCGGTTCCATTGTGGGCTTTCGTACGGATATCTATCCAAAACGGGGCCGCCCCTCCCGCCGAGTTAATGGTGTAGGGCTGGCACAGGATACCGGGAAGGCAATCAAAGGGGCACGGCTCGACTACTACATCGGGACCGGGAACCAATTTAAGTATCCGGCGCATCATTTGAAAACCCATGTGCCTGTATATTTATTGATAAGTAAATCTGCCCTGCGCAGATAA
- a CDS encoding response regulator transcription factor, translating to MLNSVKVVIADDHALVREGLKTILMSEPGISVLGTAENGEEAVRLCRRLNPDVALMDLSMPVKSGVQAIQELSGEGRTKFLALTAHIESDHVFSALDAGASGYVLKTSSSKELVMAIETVMEGKVYLAPDISAEVAKGFLQKKRTKSNDSLDSLTEREREILKQVLAGYKNREIADLLVISIKTVEKHRSNFMRKLGLRSKTELKAYGEELKDNGIYL from the coding sequence ATGCTAAATTCGGTAAAAGTTGTCATTGCTGATGACCATGCGCTGGTCAGGGAAGGGCTGAAGACAATACTTATGTCTGAGCCGGGAATAAGTGTGCTCGGTACAGCTGAGAATGGTGAGGAGGCTGTACGTCTGTGCAGGCGTTTGAATCCGGATGTGGCCCTCATGGATCTTTCCATGCCTGTTAAAAGCGGAGTACAGGCCATTCAGGAACTCTCCGGTGAAGGCAGGACAAAATTTTTGGCTCTAACTGCGCATATAGAGTCTGACCATGTCTTTTCAGCACTTGATGCCGGGGCCAGCGGCTATGTACTTAAGACTTCATCGAGCAAGGAACTGGTCATGGCTATTGAAACGGTTATGGAAGGTAAGGTTTATCTTGCCCCGGATATTTCCGCTGAAGTAGCCAAAGGGTTCCTGCAAAAGAAAAGAACCAAAAGTAACGACAGCTTGGATTCTCTTACGGAACGCGAACGTGAGATTCTGAAGCAGGTTCTTGCCGGGTACAAGAACCGGGAAATAGCAGACCTGCTGGTTATCAGTATTAAGACTGTAGAGAAGCACCGTTCCAACTTCATGAGGAAGCTCGGTCTGCGTTCTAAGACGGAACTTAAGGCTTACGGTGAAGAACTCAAGGATAATGGTATATATCTCTAA
- a CDS encoding ARMT1-like domain-containing protein has protein sequence MSILPDFTSIKDLEYGEDPVFDAWLLHFMTANHLESIIDPVKNASPEQLRFMVALDDNQVFAPCSDWQFNRLVTPGLEEDLLDVYVFVWRALVKLVKNHVSDRYQRRLILNLCRHKFRQALDSSIMIPLRLLKNMITIFLSRSGLDDPYRNRKELLFSRGKAFVESDFFKQAMESCPYPVPECENLADMRFELDMIELERVFRLSSLPDQWSQALFGEDYKLYSKMYSRDKIDFSPVRQVFHGNEGGLKILFVPDETGGLMADLLMIKSLLRQGHSVILSLKEGFWFDSPTFWDRESNHQLAEALKDARFISEERISKNDLLASLRENPFVVISDGTRERLNLIRCSVTFARAWKESDLIIAKGWGNRRRLIGNTHLFTRDIICYYRNLEGEFKLEFKAKSPKVNKFTEAGISAKANEIIAEMQQARSERKAVMFYSAIVGSIPGQVDTAIKVLNTFVGHLRDRLADTYIINPAEHFEEGMDADDLMFMWEKVQRSGFITIWRFQTYADIEKSFELMGEKVPPVWAGKDSTYSTGCTKEMHIAQDVQRRHRELQIIGPGSDKFLRRREYGVGRFSDVVIES, from the coding sequence GTGAGTATCCTGCCTGATTTTACATCTATTAAAGATCTCGAGTACGGGGAAGATCCGGTTTTTGATGCCTGGCTTCTTCATTTTATGACCGCCAACCACTTGGAATCCATTATTGATCCGGTTAAAAACGCATCTCCGGAACAATTGCGCTTTATGGTTGCCCTTGATGATAATCAGGTTTTTGCCCCCTGCTCGGACTGGCAGTTCAACAGGCTGGTCACTCCGGGGCTGGAAGAGGATTTGCTTGATGTGTATGTTTTTGTCTGGCGGGCTTTGGTCAAGCTGGTCAAAAATCATGTTTCCGACCGTTACCAGCGCAGGCTGATTCTTAATCTTTGCCGCCACAAGTTCAGGCAGGCCCTTGATTCATCCATCATGATTCCTCTGCGCCTGCTCAAGAACATGATCACTATTTTTCTTTCACGCAGCGGTCTGGATGATCCTTACCGTAACCGCAAGGAATTGCTCTTCAGCCGGGGCAAGGCTTTTGTTGAGAGTGACTTTTTCAAACAGGCCATGGAATCCTGCCCTTACCCGGTGCCGGAATGCGAAAATCTCGCGGATATGCGCTTTGAGCTGGATATGATTGAACTGGAACGGGTTTTCCGGCTTTCCAGTCTTCCTGACCAGTGGAGTCAGGCCCTGTTTGGGGAAGATTACAAGCTTTATTCAAAGATGTATTCGCGGGATAAGATTGATTTTTCTCCGGTGCGTCAGGTTTTTCACGGTAACGAAGGCGGTCTGAAAATTCTTTTTGTCCCGGATGAAACCGGGGGCTTGATGGCCGACCTGCTGATGATCAAATCTTTACTGCGGCAGGGACATAGCGTTATTCTGTCCCTGAAAGAAGGTTTCTGGTTTGATTCACCTACATTCTGGGATCGTGAGAGTAATCACCAGTTGGCAGAAGCCCTCAAGGATGCCCGGTTTATTTCTGAAGAGCGAATCTCCAAGAATGATCTACTTGCCAGTTTGCGGGAGAATCCGTTTGTGGTCATATCTGACGGCACGCGGGAGCGGCTTAACCTGATCCGGTGCAGCGTTACTTTTGCCAGGGCATGGAAGGAATCCGACCTGATTATTGCCAAAGGGTGGGGCAACAGGCGCAGACTTATCGGTAATACCCATCTTTTTACCCGTGATATTATTTGCTATTATCGCAACCTTGAAGGCGAATTCAAGCTTGAATTCAAGGCCAAGTCGCCTAAGGTCAATAAATTTACCGAGGCGGGTATTTCCGCCAAGGCCAATGAAATAATTGCCGAAATGCAGCAGGCCCGCAGTGAACGCAAAGCGGTAATGTTTTATAGTGCCATCGTGGGCAGCATTCCCGGTCAGGTTGATACGGCCATTAAGGTTTTGAATACTTTTGTGGGCCATCTGCGTGACCGGCTTGCCGATACTTATATCATCAATCCGGCGGAACATTTTGAAGAAGGCATGGACGCCGATGATCTCATGTTCATGTGGGAAAAAGTTCAGCGTAGCGGCTTTATAACTATCTGGCGTTTCCAGACCTATGCTGATATCGAGAAGAGCTTTGAACTTATGGGCGAAAAAGTTCCCCCGGTATGGGCGGGCAAGGATTCAACATATTCCACCGGGTGCACCAAGGAAATGCATATTGCGCAGGATGTCCAGCGCAGACACCGCGAGTTACAGATTATCGGTCCCGGTTCTGATAAATTTCTGAGACGACGCGAATACGGAGTCGGAAGATTCAGCGACGTGGTCATCGAGTCTTAA